The sequence below is a genomic window from Streptococcus oralis.
GTTACCGTCGCTTGGTTCAAGGCAAACCTGTAGAAGCACAAAAAATCCGTGTAACCATCACCGGTGCTCAAGCAACCCCAATCTTAACCAACTTCTCAGTCTACAAGACACCAAGCAGCATTGAAAAGACAGATGGCTACCCTCTTGGACTGGAATACCACTCAAACACAACGGCAGATACAGCTGGAACAACTTGGTACAATGAATCTGAAGGTGTTCGTGGCACTTCTATGTGGACCAATCAAAAAGATGCCAAAGTAAGCTATACCTTCACAGGAACCAAGGCCTATGTCGTCTCTACGGTCGATCCAGGTCACGGAGAAATGTCCGTCTACGTTGATGGTCAAAAGGTTGCAGATGTGCAAACTAAGAATGCTAGTCGTAAACGCAGCCAAAAAGTCTTTGAGACAGGCGATTTAGCACCAGGCCAACACACTATTACCCTCGTGAACAAAACAGGCGAACCAATTGCTACAGAAGGAATCTACACCCTAAACAATGATAGTAAAGGGATGTTTGAACTCGAGTCTACTAACTACGAAGTCGAAAAAGGAAAACCAGTCACTGTTAAGATTAAACGTGTTGGTGGAAGCAAGGGGGCTGCTACTGTGCGCTTCATCACAGAACCTGGAACTGGGGTTCACGGTAAAGTTTACCAAGATACAACTCAAGATGTGACCTTTAAAGACGGAGAAACAGAAAAGACTGTTACCATCCCAACGATTGACTTTACAGAACAAGCCGACTCTGTCTTTGACTTCAAAGCCAAGCTCACTTCTGTCACTGATGGTGCCCTGCTCGGTTTCGCTACAGATGCAACCATCCAAGTGATGAAAGCTGAATTGCTGATCAAGGGCCAAACAAGTTATGATGACCAAGCTAGTCAGTTGGATTATAGTCCTGGCTGGCACCATGAAACCAATTCGGCAGACAAGTACCAAAAAACGGAGTCTTGGGCTTCCTTTGGCCGCTTAACTGACGAGCAAAAGAAAAAGACAACTGTCACAGCTTACTTCTACGGTACTGGACTTGATATCAAGGGCTATGTTGATCCAAATCATGGTATCTACAAAGTCTTTCTAGATGGCAAAGAAGTTCCTTACCAAGATGGCATGGGAAATGCTTCAACTATTGATGGCAAGAAATACTTTAGCGGTCGTGCAGCCCAACGCCAAGGCAATCAAACTCTGGTTAGCCTAAAAGGTCTGGACGAAAACTTGCATGCAGTCACCCTTCAACTCGATCCTGATCGAAACGATTTGTCTCAAAATATCGGTATTCAAGTGGACCAATTCATCACTCGTGGCGAAGGCAGTGAACTCTACAGCAAAGCAGATATCATCCAGTCTATCTCTAAATGGAAAGATGATCTGTCCAACTTTGATCCAGCAGGCTTGAAAAATACGGCTACTGCACGCCAAGCTTTCCAAGCAAATCTAGAAAAATTGAGAAACCAACTCAGTGCTGATGCAGTGGATGTTCAGGATGTCATGTTGACAGTCAGTGCCCTACAAGATATCCTATCTAAGGATGAGAACTATCAAAGAGGCCAAGAGGAACCTAGTCCAGAGCAACCGGAACAGCCAGAAGAACCTGAGAAACCTGACCAGCCTGAGCAACCGACTGAACCAAAACAACCGGAAATTGAGTATGATAAGGCTATGGACAGCTTGACAAAAGCTATCGAGAAAAAAGTCGCTGAGCTTGGATCCAACAAGGAAGCTAAGAAGAAATTATTAGAAATTGCTGACCAAGCCATTGCTGCCATCCAAGAAGCTAAAACTCAGGAAGCAGTCAATCAAGCACTAGAAACCGCTCTCGAACAAATCAACAAACTCGAAGCGGCTCAGCCTGAGAAACCTGCTGAACCTGAAAAACCAGTTCAGCCTGAAAAACCAACTCAACCGGAAACTCCAGCGCAACCGGAACAACCTGCCGAGCCTGAAAAGCCAGCTCAGCCTGAAAATCCGACTCAACCAGAGAAACCGGCGCAACCGGAAAAACCGGCGCAACCTGAGAAACCGGCGCAACCGGAAAAACCGGCGCAACCTGAGAAACCGACTCAACCGGAAACTCCAGCGCAACCTGAGAAACCTGCTGAGCCTGAGAAGCCAGCTCAACCGGAAAATCCTGCTCAACCGGAAAATCCTGCTCAACCGGAAAAACCTGCTCAGCCTGAAAATCCGACTCAACCTGAGAAACCGGCGCAACCGGAAACTCCAGCGCAACCTGAGAAACCTGCTGAGCCTGAAAAACCAGTTCAACCGGAAACTCCAGTTCAACCGGAAAAGCCTGCTGAGCCTGAAAAACCAGTTCAACCGGAAAAGCCAGCTGAACCGGAAAAACCGGCTGAACCGGCTGAACCGGAAAAACCAACTCAACCTGAGAAACCAGCTCAACCTGAGAAACCAGCTCAACCTGAGAAACCAGCTGTGCCTGAGAAACCAGCTGTGCCTGAAAAACCAGCTGTGCCTGAAAATCCTGCTCATCCGGAAAATCCTGCTCATCCGGAAAATCCTGCTCATCCGGAAAAACCAGCTGTGCCTGAAAAACCGGCTGAACCCGAGAAACCGGCTGAACCCGAGAAACCAGCTGTGCCTGAGAAACCAGCTCAACCTGAGAAACCAGCTCAACCTGAGAAACCAGCTCAACCTGAGAAACCAGCTGTGCCTGAGAAACCAATTACTTCTTCAAGTCCTGAGGAAGGGCTCAAGGACCTTGTCTTTACACTTCCAAGTTTGGAAATCGTCAATAAGACAGTACCGTTCAAGACTATCCGTCGCGAACACCCACAATTAGACAAAGGAAAAGAGCAAGTTCTATCAGAAGGAAAAGACGGTCTCTTAGTCGAGTATGTTGAAGTGGACGGTGACAATCGCAAGGTTCTCCAAACAGAAGCAACTCCAGCTCAAGATCGAGTGATTGAGGTAGGTAGCAAACAAAGCTCAGTTGGAACAGAGGCACCACCAGTTGTGACTCTTCCTGAGTATGTTCTACCAAGAGAGACTGAAAAAACTGCTCCAGCCGTAACAGACAATTCACCATCAAAAGATGAAAAAGCTCCTGTTACAGCTACAATCAAAGAAGATAAGGAAAGAGAACTCCCTGCAACCGGGGAACAAGAAACGAATGCCTTCCTCTTCTTGGCAGCCATTACTTCTATCTTGTCTCTCCTCATCTTCCAAAAGAATTTTAAAGACTAATAACAATCTTTGGTTGATTCTTTCCCATTATTTCAGTTCCCCCGTTGAGAAGACCATTTGGTCTTCTCATAACATAGACAAACGTCATTTTTGGCGTTTGTCTTTTTATCTTTTCGAAAATATTTTCTTCATCACTAATCTCTCCAAAAATCTAAATTAGAGAAAAATAAAAAAGGATATTCGCTATCCACTTCATCAATTTTTTGATA
It includes:
- a CDS encoding alpha-L-fucosidase; amino-acid sequence: MNRYLFEKGQTFSIRKLTVGVASVIVGLAFFASGTVRADETSPATTSNLDQQMKQVADIEETKAEPVKEEGRVEAEKQETPTADTSSADLLPEDIQDRAYPDTPIKELDTKTIVDQKASPKVETESILKDKEEAPKETENGNRAIINGGQDLKHINYEGQPATAATMVYSIYNGGTQRYIVSGSGIFVSPNVFLTVAHNFLDKEGHVRGGDSARFYYNLGSNAPVKNSQPNSGNTTLFQEKDIHFWNKEEFSKGYQNDLAAVVSPVPIQIASPNKAATFVPLAEHKTYKAGDPVSTIGYPTDSSSKELKQPIVAGQLYKADGKVKSVDPYDDKGATGITYQTTSVSGLSGGGIINGDGKVIGVHQHGTVDNGVPEKDRFGGGLVLSPEQLKWVKDIIDKYGVKGWYQGDNGKRYYFTPEGEMLRNKTAVIGENQYSFDESGVATLVKGIDYGRVVIQHVDEAGNPVKENDTFLDKTEVGTGFDYDFKKAITPTEFYKQNLEKYQIVSIDGVEIQKQLKDEWNHNVVSKTAPGTRVIKVVYKVNKGTFKVYYRQKGTATELAEATVDNNDGQEYDVSFVNTFHAKDIAGYRPVKTSLEARIQQKGVNEVVFEYEPVADTANPTTPTPPVSHPEDKETEIGNHGPLPSKAQLDYHKEELAAFIHYGMNTYTNSEWGNGKEDPRHFNPTNLDTDQWIRTLKETGFKRTIMVVKHHDGFVAYPSKYTNHTVAASPWKDGKGDLLEEVSKSASKYDMNMGVYLSPWDANHPKYHVATEKEYNQYYLNQLKEILGNPKYGNKGKFIEVWMDGARGSGAQKVTYTFDEWFKYIKEAEGDIAIFSAQPTSVRWIGNERGIAGDPVWHKVKRANITDDVKNEYLNHGDPDGDMYSVGEADVSIRSGWFYHDNQQPKSLKELMDIYFKSVGRGTPLLLNIPPNKEGKFADADVARLKEFKATLDQMYATDFAKGATVTASSTRQNHLYKESHLTDGKDDTSWALSNDATTGSFTVDLGQKRRFDVVELKEDIAKGQRISGFKIEVEINGRWVTYGEGSTVGYRRLVQGKPVEAQKIRVTITGAQATPILTNFSVYKTPSSIEKTDGYPLGLEYHSNTTADTAGTTWYNESEGVRGTSMWTNQKDAKVSYTFTGTKAYVVSTVDPGHGEMSVYVDGQKVADVQTKNASRKRSQKVFETGDLAPGQHTITLVNKTGEPIATEGIYTLNNDSKGMFELESTNYEVEKGKPVTVKIKRVGGSKGAATVRFITEPGTGVHGKVYQDTTQDVTFKDGETEKTVTIPTIDFTEQADSVFDFKAKLTSVTDGALLGFATDATIQVMKAELLIKGQTSYDDQASQLDYSPGWHHETNSADKYQKTESWASFGRLTDEQKKKTTVTAYFYGTGLDIKGYVDPNHGIYKVFLDGKEVPYQDGMGNASTIDGKKYFSGRAAQRQGNQTLVSLKGLDENLHAVTLQLDPDRNDLSQNIGIQVDQFITRGEGSELYSKADIIQSISKWKDDLSNFDPAGLKNTATARQAFQANLEKLRNQLSADAVDVQDVMLTVSALQDILSKDENYQRGQEEPSPEQPEQPEEPEKPDQPEQPTEPKQPEIEYDKAMDSLTKAIEKKVAELGSNKEAKKKLLEIADQAIAAIQEAKTQEAVNQALETALEQINKLEAAQPEKPAEPEKPVQPEKPTQPETPAQPEQPAEPEKPAQPENPTQPEKPAQPEKPAQPEKPAQPEKPAQPEKPTQPETPAQPEKPAEPEKPAQPENPAQPENPAQPEKPAQPENPTQPEKPAQPETPAQPEKPAEPEKPVQPETPVQPEKPAEPEKPVQPEKPAEPEKPAEPAEPEKPTQPEKPAQPEKPAQPEKPAVPEKPAVPEKPAVPENPAHPENPAHPENPAHPEKPAVPEKPAEPEKPAEPEKPAVPEKPAQPEKPAQPEKPAQPEKPAVPEKPITSSSPEEGLKDLVFTLPSLEIVNKTVPFKTIRREHPQLDKGKEQVLSEGKDGLLVEYVEVDGDNRKVLQTEATPAQDRVIEVGSKQSSVGTEAPPVVTLPEYVLPRETEKTAPAVTDNSPSKDEKAPVTATIKEDKERELPATGEQETNAFLFLAAITSILSLLIFQKNFKD